A genomic region of Acidobacteriota bacterium contains the following coding sequences:
- the mpl gene encoding UDP-N-acetylmuramate:L-alanyl-gamma-D-glutamyl-meso-diaminopimelate ligase, whose translation MARIHLIGVCGTAMATLAALLKHAGNDVSGSDEHVYPPMSDFLAAESITVLEGYRAEHVAGALDLVVVGNAISRGNAELEAVLDRKLRYTSLPEAIRDHWLWDSQSIVIAGTHGKTTTTSLAGWLLTAAGADPTVLVGGIARNFGVGGASYRMGKGRAFVIEGDEYDSAYFDKTAKFLKYLPDIAVVNNIEFDHADIYANLDEVRLAFKRLVNLVPRSGLTLLGADSPDAAALAPLARSRVQTFGLGEGADWRALDITSGTDTAFTVVRGGRDLGRFRMVMLGEHNVRNAVAAIAVGVDLGLDREALREGLASFAGIKRRLEVVGEARGVTVYDDFAHHPTAVDETLKALRRSIGTRRMWAIFEPRSASSCRRVFQDDFARAFAGADQVVLASIFRSSLPPEERLSEARLVEDLDAAGVAARHLPTVDAIVDAVSKEARYGDVIVVMSNGGFGGIHGKLLDALR comes from the coding sequence GTGGCTCGGATTCACTTAATCGGTGTTTGTGGTACGGCCATGGCAACGTTGGCCGCGCTGTTGAAGCATGCCGGGAACGACGTGAGTGGCTCAGACGAACACGTCTATCCACCCATGAGCGACTTCCTGGCCGCCGAGAGCATCACGGTGCTCGAGGGGTATCGGGCCGAGCACGTCGCCGGCGCGCTTGACCTGGTCGTCGTCGGCAACGCCATCTCCCGCGGCAACGCCGAGCTCGAAGCCGTGCTCGATCGCAAGCTGCGCTACACCTCGCTGCCTGAGGCGATTCGCGATCACTGGTTGTGGGATTCGCAGTCGATCGTCATTGCCGGCACGCACGGCAAGACCACGACGACGTCGCTGGCCGGGTGGTTACTGACAGCGGCGGGTGCGGATCCGACGGTGCTGGTGGGCGGCATCGCCCGTAACTTCGGCGTCGGCGGCGCCAGCTACCGCATGGGCAAGGGACGGGCGTTCGTCATCGAAGGCGACGAGTACGACAGCGCCTACTTCGACAAGACGGCCAAGTTCCTGAAGTACCTGCCCGACATCGCGGTCGTGAACAACATCGAGTTCGATCACGCCGACATCTACGCGAACCTGGACGAGGTGCGCCTCGCGTTCAAGCGGCTGGTGAACCTGGTGCCGCGGAGCGGACTCACGCTGCTTGGCGCCGACAGCCCCGATGCCGCGGCGTTGGCACCCCTGGCCCGCAGCCGCGTGCAGACGTTCGGTCTGGGCGAGGGCGCCGATTGGCGGGCCCTCGACATCACCAGTGGCACGGACACGGCGTTCACGGTCGTTCGCGGGGGGCGAGATCTCGGACGCTTCCGCATGGTGATGTTAGGCGAACACAACGTGCGCAACGCCGTGGCGGCGATTGCCGTGGGCGTGGACCTCGGCCTCGACCGCGAGGCCCTGCGCGAGGGGCTGGCGAGCTTCGCAGGCATCAAGCGTCGCCTCGAAGTTGTCGGCGAGGCGCGCGGCGTGACGGTCTACGACGACTTCGCGCACCACCCGACAGCGGTTGACGAAACCCTGAAGGCGCTCAGGCGCTCGATCGGGACGCGCCGCATGTGGGCGATCTTCGAACCGCGCTCGGCCTCCTCTTGCCGCCGCGTCTTCCAGGATGACTTTGCCCGCGCTTTTGCCGGCGCCGACCAGGTGGTGTTGGCGTCGATCTTCCGATCGAGCCTGCCGCCGGAGGAACGGCTGTCCGAAGCACGGCTGGTCGAAGACCTCGACGCCGCCGGCGTAGCCGCCCGCCACTTGCCCACGGTGGACGCCATTGTCGACGCGGTTTCGAAAGAGGCGCGCTATGGGGATGTGATCGTGGTGATGTCGAATGGCGGGTTCGGGGG